The Polyangium mundeleinium genome contains the following window.
GCCGCGAGATCCGTCGGGGAGAACCCTGCTTGCACGAGGCCCATCGACCTGTGCGGCGTGAGCCGCTCCCCGTCGCTCGTGACGATCCCCGCCGCCTCCTGACCTCGGTGCTGCAACGCGTGCAGCCCGAGGTACGTGATGTTGGCGGCCTCGGGGTGGCCATAGATGCCGAACACACCGCACATGCGGCGTCTCTTTAGTACGAAAGCAGGAGCCGGCCACGCGAGGTGGCCCTTGCGGGGCGGGGAGGTGTGGAGAGGGCGGAAAGGCGCGGAGAAAACCGCGCTTGCGGGCGAGCGCTACTTCTTCGCGATGCCCCAGACCTTCGTGATGATGTCGCCCTCGAAGGGGTCACCGTGGCACGTGCCGCACTCCATGTCCTTCTTGTCGGCGCGCGTGAGCTTGTCCTCGTACTGCTCGTCCATGAAGGTCTCGAGCGCCTTCTTGTCAGAGTGATTGAGGTTGTGCTCGTTGCCGTCGTGGCACGTGTCGCAGAAGACCGCGCCGCCCTTCTCGTCGCGGAGCGCGACGACGAAGTTCTTCCACATGCCGCGCGTGATCTTGATCTTGCGCGTCTCGGCCTTGAAGTCGCCCTCGACGTGGCAGCCGTTGCAGTCCTTGTAGCCGAGCGCCTTCTGGAAGAGCGGCATCAGCTTCTTCTTCTGCGCGAGGCCGATCTTCGGCAGGTCCTGGAGCTTGTCCGGGGCGAGGCCGATCTTCTTGATGTCCTCGAGCATCTGGCTCTGCCGGAGGTTCGTCGACGGTTTGCCCGCTGCGGCCGGCGGCGTCGCGGCCGTCCCGCCCGTGCCCGTGTCCGCGGGCTTCGCGTCGCCGGGCTTCGCGTCGCCGCCTTCGGGCTTCGCGTCGGTGGCGCCGCCCGGATCGGCGGGCTTGTCGGTCGAGGTCCCGTCCGTCTTCGGATCGTTGGCGGTGTCGGGCGGAGGCGTCGAACCGCCGCCGCAGGCCGCGGCGACGCCCGACAGGGCGAGAGCAAAAACGAGGGCGAGGTGCTTCGTGGCTACCATGGTGTCTCGGCCAGACACTACACGACCCGCCTCGCGGGACGGAAGTCCAAGGCGCGAAACCCGCGCCGGCGCCGTCAGAATTTGCC
Protein-coding sequences here:
- a CDS encoding cytochrome c3 family protein, with translation MVATKHLALVFALALSGVAAACGGGSTPPPDTANDPKTDGTSTDKPADPGGATDAKPEGGDAKPGDAKPADTGTGGTAATPPAAAGKPSTNLRQSQMLEDIKKIGLAPDKLQDLPKIGLAQKKKLMPLFQKALGYKDCNGCHVEGDFKAETRKIKITRGMWKNFVVALRDEKGGAVFCDTCHDGNEHNLNHSDKKALETFMDEQYEDKLTRADKKDMECGTCHGDPFEGDIITKVWGIAKK